From Triticum urartu cultivar G1812 chromosome 2, Tu2.1, whole genome shotgun sequence, a single genomic window includes:
- the LOC125538607 gene encoding anthranilate synthase beta subunit 1, chloroplastic-like, which yields MACTHLAAASSPATTAAALRARATPPAAGFARLPATLHPENGGLALRGRRAVTPVVLAAGPAAAAPVADRDGTPAAVKQPIIVIDNYDSFTYNLCQYMGELGLNFEVYRNDELTIEEVKRMKPRGILISPGPGEPQDSGISLQTVLELGPTIPIFGVCMGLQCIGEAFGGKIIRVPSGVMHGKSSPVYYDEVLGKSIFEGLSNPFTAARYHSLVIEEETFPHDELEVTAWTEDGLVMAARHKKYTHIQGVQFHPESIITPEGKKIILNFARYVEEFEKQTSEGK from the exons ATGGCCTGCAcccacctcgccgccgcctcgtcaCCGGCGACCACCGCCGCCGCGCTGCGTGCACGGGCGACGCCCCCCGCCGCCGGTTTCGCGCGCCTTCCTGCCACCCTCC ATCCTGAGAACGGTGGGCTGGCCCTCAGGGGTAGGAGGGCGGTCACGCCCGTGGTCCTCGCCGCCGGGCCGGCCGCCGCGGCGCCGGTGGCCGACCGTGACGGAACACCGGCCGCGGTGAAGCAGCCCATCATCGTCATCGACAACTATGATAGCTTTACCTACAACCTGTGCCAG TATATGGGGGAGCTTGGATTAAATTTTGAGGTGTACCGTAATGATGAACTTACCATAGAGGAGGTAAAGAG GATGAAACCACGAGGAATACTTATTTCACCAGGGCCTG GTGAACCGCAAGATTCAGGTATATCATTGCAGACTGTTCTGGAACTTGGGCCAACCATCCCAATATTCGGAGTTTGCATGGGTCTGCAGTGCATTGGAGAGGCATTTGGAG GGAAGATTATCCGCGTTCCTTCTGGTGTGATGCATGGAAAAAGCTCTCCAGTTTACTATGACGAAGTTCTAGGAAAGTCCATATTCGAGGGCTTGTCAAA CCCTTTTACCGCCGCAAGATATCATAGCTTGGTCATCGAGGAGGAAACCTTCCCGCACGATGAACTGGAAGTCACGGCATGGACTGAAGATGGACTTGTCATGGCTGCTCGCCACAAGAAGTACACGCATATCCAG GGTGTTCAGTTCCACCCAGAGAGCATCATCACCCCTGAAGGCAAGAAAATCATCCTCAACTTTGCGAGATATGTCGAGGAGTTTGAGAAGCAGACCTCCGAGGGGAAGTAG
- the LOC125538608 gene encoding vacuolar iron transporter 1 gives MDGHGDGRQPMLEKGPPSHRERHFTAGEVVRDVIMGVSDGLTVPFALAAGLSGASAPSSLVLTAGLAEVAAGAISMGLGGYLAAQSEADHYKREMKREQEEIIAVPDTEAAEIGDIMAEYGLEPHEYGPVVEGLRRNPQAWLEFMMRFELGLEKPDPRRALQSALTIALSYIIGGLVPLLPYMFISTVQDAMLTSVGVTLLALLFFGYIKGRFTGNRPFLSAVQTTIIGAVASAAAYGMAKAVQAR, from the exons ATGGACGGCCACGGCGACGGCCGGCAGCCCATGCTGGAGAAGGGCCCGCCGAGCCACCGGGAGCGGCACTTCACGGCCGGGGAGGTGGTGCGCGACGTCATCATGGGCGTGTCCGACGGCCTCACCGTGCCCTTCGCCCTCGCCGCGGGCCTCTCCGGCGCCAGCGCGCCGTCGTCGCTCGTCCTCACCGCCGGCCTCGCCGAGGTCGCCGCCGGGGCGATCTCCATGGGCCTCGGAGG GTACCTGGCTGCCCAAAGCGAGGCAGATCACTACAAGCGGGAGATGAAGAGGGAGCAGGAGGAGATCATTGCCGTCCCAGACACCG AGGCTGCTGAAATTGGGGATATCATGGCAGAGTACGGGCTCGAACCGCATGAGTATGGCCCTGTTGTGGAGGGCCTCCGGAGGAACCCGCAGGCTTGGCTCGAGTTCATGATGAG GTTTGAGCTCGGATTGGAGAAGCCGGACCCTAGAAGAGCCTTGCAGAGCGCTTTAACAATAGCGCTATCTTATATCATCGGTGGATTGGTCCCTCTCCTGCCCTAcatgttcatctccactgtccaGGACGCCATGCTCACATCAGTTGGAGTCACGCTGCTCGCGCTCCTTTTCTTTGGCTACATCAAGGGTCGATTTACTGGGAACCGCCCGTTCCTTAGCGCTGTCCAGACTACTATTATTGGTGCTGTTGCTTCTGCTGCGGCGTACGGGATGGCGAAGGCTGTGCAAGCTAGATAA
- the LOC125538606 gene encoding putative pentatricopeptide repeat-containing protein At1g09680, whose protein sequence is MRRALRHRPRLQPPTETPPAPSAPLPWYAAPRAPPSHSPSTTEADPLIVAASEVALTLPIHPAPLPATAPAPLLRLLPAFTSAHFLSLLRSNPLSLPPLPLLSLFRLLLLASPPGLFRHTPSSFLSMSHLLLLHRLPDLARPLLRLLVSRLGRSSPPRLLPLLVPAASPGDPARLVSELAAAYADEGLLADACSLVLLALRGGTRLPAPVCFGLMSRLPTTPEAYAFYLQLLDAGMPPEVRQFNVLMRDFVRFGDLASARKVFDEMRTRSVQPTVVSFNTLISGMCRARDLDGADELYKGMAQMGITPDVYTYSALIKGLSSSGRIEDATKMFDEMRERGVKPNAIVFTTLIDAHCKAGDVKAGMELYQDMRARGVMPDLVAYNALLNGLCRARNFEAAECIVEEMRGTGLKPDKVTYTTLIDGCCKDGKLDTAMDIKQKMADEEVALDEVTYTALISGLSKAQRPVDAERILVEMMEAGLEPDNTTYTMVIDAFCRKGDVKTGFKLLKEMQNKGRKPGVVTYNVIMSGLCKLGQLKNADMLLNAMLNIGVPPDDITYNILLDGQCKHGKVTDSEELKSAKGMVPDLGVYTSLISELVKKKPAKSYHDR, encoded by the coding sequence ATGCGGAGAGCCCTCCGCCACCGCCCGCGCCTCCAGCCCCCCACTGAAACACCGCCGGCGCCGTCAGCCCCTCTCCCATGGTACGCCGCGCCGCGGGCGCCGCCATCGCATTCGCCGTCCACGACCGAGGCCGACCCCCTGATCGTTGCCGCCTCCGAAGTCGCGCTCACTCTGCCAATCCACCCCGCCCCGCTCCCGGCCACGGCGCCGGCGCCGCTCCTGCGCCTCCTCCCCGCCTTCACCTCCGCCcacttcctctccctcctccgcTCCAACCCCCTCTCCCTCCCGCCGCTcccgctcctctccctcttccgCCTACTCCTTCTCGCCTCCCCTCCCGGCCTCTTCCGCCACACGCCCTCCTCCTTCCTCTCCATgtcccacctcctcctcctccaccgcctcccgGACCTCGCTCGCCCGCTCCTCCGCCTCCTAGTCTCCCGACTCGGCCGCTCCTCTCCGCCGCGCCTCCTCCCACTCCTCGTCCCCGCCGCCTCCCCCGGAGACCCCGCCCGTCTCGTCTCCGAACTCGCTGCGGCCTACGCCGACGAGGGCCTCCTCGCCGACGCCTGCTCCCTCGTCCTCCTCGCCCTCCGCGGCGGCACCCGCCTACCGGCGCCCGTGTGCTTCGGCCTCATGAGCCGGCTCCCCACCACTCCCGAAGCATACGCTTTCTACCTGCAGCTGCTTGACGCCGGCATGCCCCCTGAGGTCAGGCAGTTCAACGTGCTGATGCGAGATTTTGTTAGATTTGGAGACCTTGCGAGTGCGCGCAAGGTGTTCGACGAAATGCGAACCAGGAGCGTGCAGCCGACTGTGGTCAGCTTCAACACCTTGATTTCAGGCATGTGTAGAGCGCGCGATCTGGACGGTGCAGACGAGCTGTACAAGGGAATGGCGCAGATGGGTATCACACCTGATGTCTACACTTACAGTGCTCTGATAAAGGGTTTGTCCAGTTCAGGGAGGATCGAGGATGCAACAAAGATGTTTGATGAAATGCGCGAGAGGGGCGTGAAACCGAATGCCATCGTGTTCACAACATTGATCGATGCACATTGCAAGGCTGGGGATGTGAAGGCTGGAATGGAACTGTACCAGGACATGAGGGCAAGGGGTGTGATGCCAGATTTAGTGGCATACAATGCACTATTGAATGGGCTTTGTCGGGCGAGAAATTTTGAGGCTGCCGAATGCATTGTGGAAGAGATGAGGGGCACAGGTCTGAAGCCAGATAAGGTGACTTACACCACACTCATTGATGGTTGCTGCAAGGACGGCAAGCTAGACACGGCGATGGATATTAAGCAGAAAATGGCGGACGAAGAGGTTGCGTTGGATGAGGTGACATATACAGCACTCATCTCCGGGTTGAGCAAGGCACAACGGCCAGTCGATGCCGAGAGGATCCTTGTTGAGATGATGGAAGCTGGTTTGGAGCCCGACAACACGACCTACACCATGGTGATTGACGCCTTCTGTAGGAAAGGCGACGTGAAGACAGGCTTTAAACTACTGAAGGAGATGCAGAACAAGGGTCGAAAACCAGGAGTTGTGACATACAACGTGATTATGAGTGGCCTCTGCAAGCTGGGGCAGCTGAAGAATGCCGACATGCTTCTGAATGCAATGCTCAATATAGGGGTGCCCCCAGATGATATCACATACAACATTCTCTTGGATGGGCAGTGCAAGCATGGAAAAGTTACTGATTCTGAAGAGCTGAAAAGTGCAAAAGGAATGGTGCCAGATTTGGGCGTTTATACTTCACTGATCAGCGAACTTGTCAAGAAGAAACCAGCTAAGAGCTACCACGATAGATAA